gctctgttacccagcctggagtgcagtggtgtgatcatggctcactacaacattggcctcccaagctcaagtgaccctcccacctcagccactcaggtagctgggaacacaggtgtgataccacgcctggctaattttttttgttcttgttgcagagacagggtcttcctatgttgcccaggctgatctcgaattcctgggctcaagcgagccacctgccttcggcctcccaaagtatgaaattacaggcataaaccacagtgcctggcctcaaactttTTAATCTCAGGCCCTTGTCATACTCTTGAAAAATAACTGAAGGCCCCTAAGAGGCTTAGTTTGTGTAGGTTATCTCATCAATAGTTACCATATTAGAGATGaatactgaaatttaaaaaaataattattcatttaaaaacaaatatttttattactggaAAATAACTGTTTTCTCCCCCCAAAACAGACTTTCTAGATAACCATAGATATTGTTCTTTGATGCTACATCAAAACATGGTAAATGGTAgtttctgccgggcgcggtggctcacacttgtaatcccagcaatttgggaggccgaggcgggcggatcacgaggtcaggagatcgagaccacggtgaaaccccgtctctactaaaaatacaaaaaaaattagccaggcgtggtggcgggtgcctgtagtcccagctactcggagaggctgaggcaggagaatggcgtgaacccgggaggcggagcttgcagtgagccgagatcacgccactgcactccagcctgggcgacagagcgagactccgtctcaaaaaaaaaaaaaaaaaaggtagtttctttttttttttttttgagacggagtctcgctctgtcacccaggctgaagtgcagtggtgcgatctcaggtcactgcaacctctgcccctggggctcaagatattctcctgcctcagcctcccgagtagctgagattacaggtgcatgccaccacgcccggctaatttttgtatttttagtagagacggggtttcaccacgttggccaggccagtttcgaactactgacctcaagtgatccgcctgcctcatcctcccaaagtgctgggattacaggcgtgtgctaccacgcccagctaattttgtatttctagtagagacggggtttctccatgttagtcaggctggtcctgaactcccgacctcaggtgatctgcccactttggccttccaaagtgctgggattacaggcatgagccactgcgcccggcctagccaGGAATTTCTTAAAGGCTGGCTGCCATGTAGAATCTGAAACCCTACCAATGAACTGTATTCTTTTCCCCCCCatagatagggtctccctctattgcccaaaTTGGAATGTAGTGTTGTgttcatggctgactgcagcctcgactctTTGGCTCCAGTGggagcttggctaattttttaaatttgtgtagaGGTAAGAGCTCACTAGATTGCacagctggtttcgaactcctgacctcaggtgatccacttgcctcggcctcccaaagtgctgggattacaggcacgagccacagcacctggcctccaTTTTGCACTTTGAATGGATCTTTAATCTGTGCCTGATTTTATATCATGCATTgatcatttagaaaataatggtttggctgggcacggtggctcacacttgtaatcccagcattttgggaggctgaggtggccagatcatttgaagtcaggagttcaaggccagcctggctaacatggtgaaactccatctctactaaaaatacaaaaattgttcacttgtggtggtgcatgtctgtaatcccagctactcaggaggctgaggcacaagaattgcttaaacctgggaggcggaggttgcagtgagccaagatcacgccactacactccagcctagacgacatagcaagactctgtctcaaaaacaaacaaaaaagaaaatattgatttaCTGATTTATGTAGATCTTCCAAATAATACActtcattatattaaaatatggcATATGTAAATATTACCACCAATCTCTGTATCACAGAGGCAGACAAAAATTTtccattagccaggtgtggtggtgcgcacctgtaatcccagctacttgggaggctgaggcaggagaatcgcttgaacccgggaggcagaggttgtagtgagccgagattgcaccatcgcactccagcctgggcgacaagagcgaaactctatcccaaagaggaaaaaaaaaattctccaaaatccTAATTTTCACTGGAAAGCTGAAATTTCATCATTGGCAACAAATGCTACCTGTTGTTTTCTTTGAAAGATTCCTtcatacactttttatttttatttttattttttgagacggagtctcgctctttcacccaggctggagtgcagtggcgcaatctcggctcactgcaggctccgccccccggggttcacgctattctcctgcctcagcctcccttgtagctgggactacaggcgcctgccacctcgcctggctaattttttctatttttagtaaagacacggtttcaccatgttagccaggatggtctcgatctcctgacctcgtgatccgcccgcctcggcctcccaaagtgctgggattacaggcgtgagccactgcgcccggccttcataCACTTTTTAGTTTGAATAACCACAGTTTGTCATagtttcaagtaaaaatggtaGTCCATGAAAAAAGTGGCTGGTTCAGTTTGCAACCCAATCACCAAAGTGCTTTTCCTGGATATAATCATTACACTTTACTGTACAGAAGTGCTTGATGCATACCCCCCTTTTTAACCCAAGAATATTAAGAAGACATACACAAGGgtcaaaatgcaataaaattaataatttttgctGCTTCGTCAAGGTATTTTCCAGTGAAAactggccagacgcggtggctcactcctgtaatcccagcactttgggaggccaaggcgggtggatcacctgaggtcaagagttcaggatgaggacgggcgcggtggctcaagcctgtaatcccagcactttgggaggccgaggcgggcagatcacgaggtcaggagatcgagaccatcctggctaacacggtgaaaccccgtctctactaaaaatacaaaaaattagccgggcgtgttggtgggcgcctgtagtcccagctactcaggaggctgaggcacgagaatggcgtgaacccgggaggcagagcttgcagtgagccgagattgcgccactgcactccagcctgggggacagagcaagactccgtctcaaaaaaaaaaaaaaaaaagagttcaggaccagcctggccaacatggcgaaaccccgtctctactaaaaaatacaaaaattagccggcgtcagtggtgcgtgcctgtagtcccagctacttgggaggctgaggcaggagaatcgcctgaacccaggaggcagaggttacagtgagccaagattgcgacactgctctccagcctgggtgacacagacagaatctgactcaaaaaaaaaaagatatttttcagtgaaaagtggatatgtgtgtgtgtgtgtgtgtgtgtgtgtgtgtatatattttttaactgtgAGTGCATGTCATGAAGAATGCAATGACTACAAGTACAGTTAGGTGCCACAACCCTGATTCATGCTAAGACACCTGCTTTACTTTTGTACCATTAGTGCAAACGTCAACACAGCAAAAGAGACAAGATCTTGGTACTCCATTAACATGAAAATAGTTTTAGCCTCTCAAGCCCTGAAGGGATATCAGGGACACGCAGGGAACTACACTGCTTTCTCTACTAGCTTCCCagaatgggattactgggtcattGGCACGTACATTTCGAATTCTGATAAGTTCCGCCAAAGCTCTCCAAAAAGTCTGTACCAATTTTCACTATGTAAGGTGCATGATCATCACtagttaaaatgtaaataattcgcTTTTTAAATCCTGAATTTGGGAACCATCATAACACATTACCATATTTGCCTGCCTAAAAACAAAGCTAAAATAGAACTAATGTTTCAAGGCAAAGTAAAATCCAAGCACCCGGATTTATTTAGATGAAGTGAATATTTTCCTGTAAGAAAGTAAAACTTCAACTGTCAAATGCAAGTTCATCCAACAGAAGCCTTTGTTTATTGCAGTCACCCAATGTTAAGAGGTATTCCTGAGTGAATTTCAAAGTATAAGCCACTGGCACACTTCGTACGTTTGCTTATAGGATAGGTGGGCTCAACTGACTTTTTAATATAAAGGACACAATCCGAAAACTGTCAGGCTGCAACAGTACAAACAGTAACCCTAATTAATTGGTTACAGACATCAGTGTAAGCCGACCCTTAGCTTTACCTTCGCATAGAATTACTGGACATGAACAACATAAAATGTACTGGCAGCACTCAAATGCCAAATATGTTCATAAAAATGTCAAAGACAACCTTTATTGGCCCAAATGTCATTCTAAACAGGGAGAAGAGAGGATGAAAGCTTCATCAACGAGGAAGAGATTACTCCTTACGGAAGGTAAGACAGAAGTTGTGTATCTAAAATTCACAAGGAATGCTGCTTCCCCACTTGATTTTTCCCACATGGCTCCAAAGTGAGTATTTTCAAGCCCTACTTATGATGGAAAAGGTCAAGGATATTAGCGTCAACCAGTATCTATGATTCTTAACCTTCTAAGGAACACAAACCACTTTGAGAATATGACAAAAGCTCTCTGTAGACAAAGCAGTAAAGAATCCATGCTTGTCAGAAGAGCCCATGACTTCGGTTAGAGCAGAATCATGGAACCAGGGATCCTAAGAAACCACTGAAGTCCAGCCCCTCAGGAAACTGAAGCCCTGGAACAGTAAAATGGCTTGTCCAAGGTCAACAGTGAATTAGCAGAGGAATCAGGCAAGAAATAAGCAACTTAAATAGATTTTGAATAAAGCCGAAGTCACGAAGTAACTTTTTCTTATACAAAGAAAGTTCCACCAGAAACTAAGAGATAACTACAGTAACAAATTTATTAAGTGGAACTGCAAGGAACTGTCGCAAGTACTGTAGTTCAAAGTTCCTTGAAGGCCTAAGATGAATGCATGAGGAAAACCATGAGCAGAAATTTTGAAAAGCACTCACCATGTTCCACAAAAACATTGCAGTGTGGACCCCCATGCCTCGATGATTCCTTCTTCCCTGCTCCTTTGATAAAATGCAGGGCAGGCAAGCTTGGCCTTCTTTGGTCCCCAAGAACTTTTCCAGGCTGCTGCCCCATAAAGTAATAATAGGTACCCCTTTCCAGAAGAGGGTTCAAGATCTTCCAGAACGGTCAGCGAGCGTAGAGGGAAATGGCATATACGTGGGATTTTCACATTCGCTGCATCTCCACAAGTCAGCAATTGAAGTCAATCACAGAATGACATCTTCCATAACAAAAGGAAGCACTTTTTTTAGGTTGACACTTGCAAAGCAGGAGTTCCAATTATTTTCGCAGTTATCAATTTTATGTAATTGCAATGTTACCCAaaagtttcttgattttttttaaacggGCTGAATAACGATTTCttttcaagaagaaaaactaaacagaaatatTCATAGGGGATGCTGAAAAGGGTCAATAATGCTAGTCATTTCAATTCTCACACATAAAGGAAACGCTGATGGTCTTTGGTTACTCCTCCAGAACTTTTCCTGTGGAAGTCACCAACCCCCTATCTTAGCTTCTTCATCTTCCAACAAATTTCCTGCCGAACTAGTGGCCGCTCTCGCTTCTCTGCTCTGCTCTCCGGAAAAGGACACGGGTCACCCAGATTTCAGCGAGTTTGCCCTCGACTCTGACGAAAAGGAATGCATTGCCAGCAACTTTTAAGTCCGCTTTTTAAAAGGCCTGTGGAACCAATCcagacttttcctttgcattaaaGTTTTTGGCTGAGCTGAGACTAAGGGGGCCGTAGGTGACATTGGAAGAAGTCAGAGCATTAGAGGCTCGCGGGAGCCACCTTGGGGGAAGGGGAGACCCCTTGACAGCAGGGGACGGATTTGAATGGGAGGCTCCGTGGCCAAAGTTGGGGCCGGGATCCGGAATAAGGGGCGGCTCGGGGCTGAGGGAAGCTGCCGGGGCGCGGCACGGGCAGCTTACTCCGGGGCGACGCTCTTCCACGCCTCGGAAAACGGGGTGTCCCAAGCTGGGGGAAACAGACCATCCCCAGTGTCCCAAAGCCGGGGCGGGGCTGTAAGGGACGAAGGACTCTCGCAGCCCAGAGAGCGGAAGGCGGGCCCCGTGTAGAGGAGGCCCGGCCGCCTCAGCTGCCCCAAGCCCGGGGGTCTCTGCCCGAGACACCCCCTCCCCCGGCCCCGGACGCTGACACCACCACCGCCCTCAGGCAGTCACATCCCCCGAGCTCCGCCGAGGGACCCAGCCGCTCCCCGCCGGTAGGGGCCGTGGACAGCGGAGGGACTCCTCAGCCGCAGGTCTCGGGAACCGGCTCCGGCTCCAGCGCTGCTCAGGCACAGACACCAAACCCCGAAGCCGCCATGATGGATTACGAGCCGCTCCACAACGAGGCCAGGCCCCGCCCTCGGCCCCGCCCACGGCGACGTCCGGAGCCCTCCTCGAGGGGACCTGGATGCCCCCAGAGCCGCTTTCCCGGGACACCGCCGCGCCTCCCGGCTCTGGTCCCACTGCCTGCGAAAGCCCGGCCCGGCGCGACCTTTTAAATGTGGCTTCTCTCAGCGCAAGGTGAGTGGTAAGGAAGCACCCGCCTCCTCTGTATTGCCATTGGCCTCCGACAATCCGGGTCAGGGCTCTTTCCTCCGTCCCATTGGCCGCTGGGGGCAGTAGGGCTGGATCTCCCAGCCAACCGTGTTCGGCGCAGTCCGCGGTGCGTGCCGGGAGTTGTGGTCCCACGGCACGCGCCCGAGTCCGCCCGCACCAAGACTCCTGGCCCGGGCCCCGACTGCTGGGGCTCGGCCCCGCCCTCCTGGGACCTGGTAGACTCTGGCCGGCCTAGCGTAGGCCGGACCGTGTCTCCCCGGCGCGAGTAGTGAGACCTGGAAGAGCCAAAGCGAGGGAAAAACTGCGGATTGGATTTTCCTGGAACCGGAGTCGGATAACTTCCTTCAGTCTCTAAGGGAGAAAATTTGGCTCGCTCCTAGAAACCAAGGTTTTTGATGCCTCTCAACCCCTTTACCCTCCAAAAAGCATAAATGTTAGAACtagcgggccgggcgcggtggcccacgcctgtaatcccagtactttgggaggccgagacgggcggatcacctgaggtcgggagttcgagaccagcctgaccaacatggagaaaccccgtctctactaaaaatacaaaattccccgggcgtggtggcacatgcctgtaatcccagctactcaggacgttgaggcaggagaatcgcttgaacccggggggcagagattgcggtgagccgagatcgcaccattgcactctagcctgggcaacaagagcgaagctgcatctcaaaaaaaaaaaaaaaaaaaaaaaaaaaaaaaaaaaaaaaaaatagccaagaaaTATACAGACATAGGGAAAACATCCGACATGTTGCTAACGAATTCAACTGTTTCTTTGGGCATTAGGAGGCTTACTCATTACAGAAAAGGCATTTGTTGGGTTTGCCAGGCGCTATCAGATGTTTGCCCCGGAACGAACCTTTAACATTATAAACATTTCACAGGTGAACACGTGTTCACATGAAAACATCCTCTATATTAGCCGAGAAAATGCCCAGATGGTTGGGTTTAGCAAGTCTACAGAACCAATGACCTAGATGTGCCAAAGCCACACCCGACAAATAATCCATGTTCTGCGACTAAAAAGCACCTTGGTCCCTATTACAGGCTCTCCACGTCTCCCCAGAGCGATGCACCTGACAGGCATcccatttctccctttctttctttcattgtcttttcttttccttttcttttctttctttccttccttccctttttttttcagatggagtttcgctccagGCTGCGATGCAGTAACAGgatttcagctcaccacaaccttcacctcccgggttcaagcgattctcctgcctcagcttcccgagtagctgggattacaggcatacaccatcacacgtgcctaatttttgtatttttagtagagacagggtttccctatgttggccaggctggtctcaaactcctgacctcaagtgatccacccaccttggcctcccaaagtggtgggattacaggcgtgagccactgcgcccggcccgagaTCCCGTTTCTAAGGAGGGATCCACTTATCACAGGGCCTACTTTACACCCAGCACTGTTTACACTCCATAAACTGCATTATCTCGTGTAATCCTCACTATAGCCCAGTGAGGCATGTAATACTATTCCCCATaatacagatggggaaacagagatGTGACTTACCTACCCAAGGTCACTTGGCCAATATGTGACAGAGTCACAATTTCATCCCAGACTGACCTTGCTCCAAAACCTATGTTCCCACTGTACCATTATCAAAAACCTGTTGATCTGAGACCACTGATTTTTCACAAGTTGCTACTAATATGGGAGGAACAGCTGCATGATGAGTGTTGTACATTCAGCTATTATATtaagtattttagaaatatttctgcTGCATTTAAAGATGACACTTACTTTTGATACTGGTTTCAAGAGGAATTAGTTACTTGGAAGGTACTGAatggaaaacatgaaaaattgtGCCTAGATTTAAAACTGGAATTTATATTCAGATGTGATTTGGTTTAGCTTTGTTCTCTCACAAAATCATCTGGCTGACAATCTTAGTTCTGTAGTGTCATTCTTCAACTGTCAATGCCCTTGTTCTCCTTTATTTacccattatttttattatttacttatttgaggcagagtcttgctctgttgcccaggctggagtgcagtgacacaatctctgctcattgcaacctccaccacccaggctgaagcgattctcctgcctcccaagtagctgggattacaggcacataccacacaccacacaccacacacctggctaatttctgtatttttgtagagatggagtttcgccatgttggccaggctggtctcaaactcccgagctcaggtgatccgccctcttggcctcccagtgttggtattacaggcatgaaccattgcactTGGCCTATTTACCCATTATCTTATCCTGATTATATCCTAATTATTCCTTCTGGAGattgtgctttctttttattcccaTTCATACTTGagtcattttctcctttttttttttttttttttttgagacggagtctcgctcggtcgcccaggctgcagtgcagtggcgcaatctcagctcactgcaagctccgcctcccgggttcatgccattctcctgctttagcctctggagtagctgggactacaggcgcccaccaccatacccggctaaatttttttgtatgtttagtagagacagggtttcaccgtgttagccaggatggtcttgatctcctgacctcgtgatccacccacctcaacctcccaaagtgctgggactacaggcgtgagccatcgcgcacATTCTTTATTCTCTAGTTTAGCTTAAAATTGAGCAGTCAAATCAGAACCCctaatacacatttttttaaactaacaattcacagctgggtgcagtggctcacacttgtaatcgcagcactttgggaggccaaggcaggcgatcacttgaggtcaggagttttgagaacagcctggccaacatagtgaaaaccctcactactaaaaatacagaaattagccaggcatggtggcatatgcctgtaatcccagctactcgggaggctgaggcagaattgcttgagtctgggaggcggaggatgcagtgagctgagatcgcgccactgccctccagtctgggacacagtgagaccgtgtctcaataaataaataaataacaattcaCTTAAGAAGCATTTACTGAAGCACTGCTTTAGGTGCTGAGACACAGTAGTGGGGGAAGAGACCCACCCTTGCCCTCATGGAACCTACATGGAGGGATGggcaataagcaaaataaaaatccaaagaaaagaTCAGCCTCAATGCTGGAATTAAATTTCTGGGTCCAAACTTTCAGTCAGCCCAGTCCATCCTCTAAAGGACTGCATTATGACACCTCCCTAGAGCTTAAATCTACATtgattcacaattgcaaaggGGCTTCATCAAGTCCCTTTAATTCTGAGTTCATTTCTTCACCCGTAAATGGAGGTCACAGCTTACTTTACAagggttttggggtttttgtctaatttggtttatttgtttgaagacagggccttactctgttggccaggctggagtgcaatggcacaatctcagctcactgcagcctcgactttctgGGTTCTGGttatcctctggcctcagcctcccaagtagctgggactacaggcacatgccaccacacctacgtttttttttttttttggtggtggtgttgttttgtagagacagggttcatgAGGATCAAACTAGATCTCGTTTGGTTTTCCACAAAGATTGGGACTATGCTTCCTGGGAGTCACAGCAGAGGTCAACTGCACCTGATCTAAAGCCTTATCCC
The nucleotide sequence above comes from Symphalangus syndactylus isolate Jambi chromosome 3, NHGRI_mSymSyn1-v2.1_pri, whole genome shotgun sequence. Encoded proteins:
- the LOC129478775 gene encoding umcharacterized homolog, producing the protein MSPTAPLVSAQPKTLMQRKSLDWFHRPFKKRT